The following coding sequences lie in one Heyndrickxia oleronia genomic window:
- a CDS encoding low temperature requirement protein A, whose amino-acid sequence MENKNLTWLEALFDLIFVAAIAKATHLLMHEEHGVIPVEYLLKFVLIFVPIWWAWVGQSLFINRFGKDCVTQRLFMITQMIFIILMTASLSVNFDPYYIPFLIGYIGIRLLTSMQYLWISRWESGPRRRAAVYLGYVFLIGITVSLISVFFVSWPRYLILYLGIFIDIVVPILGRKYLVKAPTDTSHLLERFGLFSIILFGESIVSLIAVLHPEKGEWEAIIFTMISFIIVIAMWWQYFDNIEKKIDKKIKSTGQAIIYGHLFIYMSLSIIASAIQLAFLKDIHYQFLLILTFAATLIYFLSTTLVFHKYRIIKHRLNIFHLGLFLLILAAFLIIDLALIVPNIFIFVQLAVFFLIYAKVTT is encoded by the coding sequence ATGGAAAATAAGAACTTAACGTGGTTAGAGGCACTTTTTGATTTAATCTTTGTGGCTGCAATAGCAAAAGCTACGCACCTGTTAATGCATGAGGAACATGGGGTTATCCCGGTTGAATATCTGTTAAAGTTTGTTTTAATTTTCGTCCCTATTTGGTGGGCTTGGGTAGGTCAGTCTTTATTTATCAATCGATTTGGTAAAGATTGTGTTACCCAACGTTTGTTTATGATCACTCAAATGATATTTATCATATTGATGACAGCTAGCCTGTCTGTTAACTTTGATCCATATTATATTCCTTTCCTCATAGGTTACATAGGAATCCGCCTATTAACATCTATGCAATATCTATGGATTAGTAGGTGGGAGAGTGGACCTCGCAGACGAGCAGCGGTTTATTTAGGGTATGTCTTTTTAATTGGTATTACTGTCTCCTTAATTTCCGTTTTCTTTGTCTCCTGGCCACGATATCTTATCCTATACTTAGGTATTTTTATTGATATTGTTGTCCCTATTTTAGGTCGTAAATATCTCGTCAAGGCTCCAACAGATACCTCTCACCTGCTAGAAAGGTTTGGACTTTTTTCTATTATTTTGTTTGGAGAATCAATCGTAAGCTTAATTGCTGTCTTACATCCAGAAAAAGGAGAGTGGGAAGCGATTATTTTTACCATGATATCATTTATCATTGTTATTGCTATGTGGTGGCAATATTTTGATAATATAGAGAAAAAGATTGACAAAAAAATAAAATCCACCGGGCAAGCGATTATTTATGGGCATTTATTTATTTATATGTCCTTAAGTATCATTGCATCGGCGATTCAGTTAGCCTTTTTAAAGGACATCCATTATCAGTTTTTGTTAATCTTGACCTTTGCGGCCACTCTTATCTACTTTTTATCAACCACACTGGTGTTCCATAAATATCGAATTATTAAGCATCGTTTGAACATTTTCCATTTAGGTTTATTTTTATTAATATTAGCAGCATTTCTTATTATAGATCTTGCCCTAATCGTTCCAAACATCTTTATATTTGTTCAGTTAGCTGTATTCTTTCTTATATATGCCAAAGTAACAACGTAA
- a CDS encoding DUF2268 domain-containing protein: protein MDKNYEHFSHLIKETLEKSSNLLHGGKTTIYLFPFNPDQYTIISQMSGVTAFATSNQIIVLQIAPQKYKEEMLQYTVAHEYHHIVYFEGKKDKQRDLFDYILSEGKADSFATLINPEINVPWTDELSSDVELTIWDWAKDKRYSFNNNDLAEMNAGNGVIPKWSDYKIGYQIMQDFLRKNPDIPIKEWTFMDSDEILKRSRFSPNS, encoded by the coding sequence TTGGATAAAAACTATGAACATTTTAGTCATTTAATAAAAGAAACGTTAGAAAAGTCCTCTAACCTTCTTCATGGTGGAAAGACAACCATATATTTATTCCCGTTTAATCCAGACCAGTATACTATCATAAGTCAAATGAGTGGAGTTACAGCATTTGCGACCTCTAACCAAATTATAGTTTTACAAATAGCTCCTCAAAAATATAAAGAGGAGATGCTCCAATACACCGTGGCACATGAATATCACCATATTGTTTACTTTGAGGGCAAGAAAGATAAACAAAGAGATTTATTTGATTATATTTTATCTGAAGGTAAGGCTGACTCCTTTGCTACCTTGATCAACCCTGAGATAAACGTTCCATGGACAGATGAATTATCTTCAGATGTGGAACTAACAATTTGGGATTGGGCAAAAGATAAGAGGTATTCTTTTAATAATAACGACTTAGCAGAGATGAATGCCGGAAACGGTGTTATTCCTAAATGGTCCGATTACAAAATTGGTTATCAAATTATGCAAGATTTTTTGCGGAAAAATCCTGATATTCCTATTAAAGAATGGACTTTTATGGACTCTGATGAAATTCTGAAGAGGAGTAGGTTTTCTCCTAATAGTTAA
- a CDS encoding sigma factor: protein MFVSLVKQYEDVLYRTASRLLNNDEDLADAMQDAFISAYEKLHTLKNDEYFNTWICKILIYK, encoded by the coding sequence GTGTTTGTTTCGCTTGTAAAGCAATATGAAGATGTATTATATCGGACTGCAAGTAGATTGTTGAATAATGATGAGGATCTAGCTGATGCTATGCAGGATGCTTTCATTTCGGCTTATGAAAAATTACATACACTAAAAAATGATGAGTACTTCAATACTTGGATTTGTAAAATCCTAATCTATAAATGA
- a CDS encoding DUF2268 domain-containing putative Zn-dependent protease (predicted Zn-dependent protease with a strongly conserved HExxH motif), whose amino-acid sequence MQKFISIVRLNPDGNRKEIFLDVFKFDEEELEMMLFFGMFNLNNNICLLEKQLNKMRMLGFENFIKEELVLLQKQYPSNRIIQFELFILDEEDDFVKSKLGGVSAFTNWDGKMCFTVFPEENVRKMLKSVITHEYHHHWRISALEINEANQTLLDRMILEGLAEHFIRLKLGEKYLGPFKDALSEIQAKNLWESHYIQHINDKGTSTDVFMFGNEEEGIPFWGGYALGYYLVKWYLDNNKDISIEELTVSPSYLFIE is encoded by the coding sequence ATGCAGAAATTTATATCGATTGTGAGATTAAATCCAGATGGAAATAGAAAAGAGATTTTTTTAGATGTTTTTAAATTTGATGAAGAAGAATTAGAAATGATGCTATTTTTCGGGATGTTTAATTTAAATAATAATATTTGTTTACTTGAAAAACAATTAAATAAAATGCGAATGCTAGGTTTTGAAAATTTTATAAAAGAGGAACTTGTGCTTTTGCAAAAACAATACCCATCTAATAGAATAATACAGTTTGAGTTATTTATTTTAGACGAGGAGGATGACTTCGTTAAATCAAAACTTGGTGGAGTATCTGCATTTACCAATTGGGATGGAAAGATGTGTTTTACAGTTTTTCCAGAAGAAAATGTACGTAAAATGTTAAAGTCTGTTATTACACACGAATATCATCACCACTGGAGAATAAGTGCTTTAGAAATTAATGAAGCAAACCAGACTTTACTTGACCGAATGATATTAGAAGGTTTAGCGGAGCACTTTATTCGTTTAAAATTGGGTGAAAAATATTTGGGTCCTTTTAAAGATGCATTATCCGAAATTCAAGCTAAGAATCTATGGGAGAGCCATTATATACAACATATAAACGATAAAGGTACATCAACTGATGTATTTATGTTTGGTAATGAAGAAGAAGGAATACCTTTTTGGGGCGGTTATGCATTAGGATACTATTTGGTGAAGTGGTACCTTGATAATAACAAAGATATTTCTATTGAAGAATTAACCGTGTCACCTTCATATTTGTTTATAGAATAG
- a CDS encoding DNA methyltransferase, whose amino-acid sequence MLTLPRQDWEEIDINYSGENSFASFLPNNSNIHAYPAKLVPNLVHDIINTLRKYNNIEKTLDPFVGSGTVGLESKYLGLDFYGSDMNPLSILISRTKTLTMENTPHVINSLNSFTELLEKEYKETHAISCVSFKNIDYWFKKENIKQLSYIKTRLDYFLKTKSRKYQEIYSLILLTSFSSTIRKCSLTRNGEFKLYRMVESDIAKFNPNAFEIFSNTVNQLLDMLNHTNEIYEKKTITEITLQNAKELLNIDDESIDLIFTSPPYGDSKTTVAYGQFSRLPLQWIGDLIRKYLKIDVYSDNCDEYLLGGKKSGIFLDKEIVVNSSETLKKLELQMTKTINDELSRLKQAKLQLSFIKEKINNNALTLEDLSNNNVIYELVWERLRLNTLRKINSRAEHSKQQAKIISSEEVSRFFSSYNSCPRKKYRNNKVVEKTIPSITETIQRKINAMPKRVTEIINFFLDLYKVVIETDKKLKLGGHQVWVVGHRTVLGEINVNMRDILKEWFNSMGYNEVTSLQRKYSFKRMPHHITSTITRSEQIDTMMEEYILIVKKERK is encoded by the coding sequence TTGTTAACTTTACCTAGACAAGATTGGGAAGAAATTGATATAAACTATTCCGGAGAGAATAGTTTCGCTTCATTTTTACCAAATAACAGTAACATTCATGCTTATCCTGCAAAGTTAGTGCCTAATTTAGTTCATGATATTATTAATACTTTAAGGAAGTATAATAATATTGAAAAAACACTAGACCCATTTGTTGGAAGTGGAACTGTGGGGCTTGAATCAAAATACTTGGGGTTAGATTTTTATGGATCTGATATGAATCCATTATCGATATTAATATCAAGAACCAAAACTTTAACCATGGAGAATACACCACATGTAATCAATTCATTGAATAGTTTTACGGAATTATTAGAAAAGGAATATAAAGAAACACATGCAATATCCTGTGTGTCTTTTAAAAATATAGATTATTGGTTTAAAAAGGAAAATATTAAACAATTATCATATATTAAGACTCGACTTGACTATTTTTTGAAAACAAAATCAAGAAAATATCAGGAAATATATTCATTAATATTATTGACATCCTTTAGTTCCACCATTAGAAAGTGCTCATTGACTAGAAATGGTGAATTTAAGTTGTATCGTATGGTAGAATCTGATATTGCAAAATTTAATCCTAATGCATTTGAAATATTTTCTAATACGGTTAATCAGTTACTGGATATGTTAAATCACACCAATGAAATCTATGAAAAGAAGACTATAACAGAAATAACACTTCAAAATGCTAAGGAACTTTTAAACATTGATGATGAAAGTATAGATTTAATATTTACTTCTCCACCTTATGGAGATTCTAAAACAACTGTAGCATATGGACAGTTCTCTAGATTGCCCCTGCAATGGATTGGAGATTTAATAAGAAAATATTTAAAAATAGATGTGTATAGTGATAATTGTGATGAGTATTTGTTAGGAGGAAAAAAATCTGGTATCTTCCTGGACAAAGAAATAGTAGTAAATAGTTCTGAAACTCTAAAAAAATTGGAACTACAAATGACCAAAACAATTAATGATGAACTTAGCCGTCTAAAACAAGCGAAACTACAATTATCATTTATAAAAGAAAAAATAAATAACAATGCTTTGACTTTAGAAGATTTAAGTAATAATAATGTAATTTATGAGTTAGTATGGGAACGTTTAAGGTTGAATACATTAAGAAAAATAAATAGTAGGGCAGAACATTCTAAGCAACAAGCAAAAATAATTTCTTCAGAGGAAGTATCGAGATTTTTCAGTTCTTATAATTCTTGTCCCCGAAAAAAATATAGAAACAATAAAGTCGTAGAGAAAACTATTCCTTCAATAACTGAGACAATTCAACGTAAAATAAATGCAATGCCAAAACGAGTAACAGAAATAATTAATTTCTTTTTGGATCTTTATAAGGTAGTGATAGAAACTGATAAGAAATTAAAATTGGGTGGTCATCAAGTATGGGTAGTTGGTCATAGGACGGTTCTTGGCGAAATAAATGTTAACATGAGAGATATTCTCAAGGAATGGTTTAATAGTATGGGATATAATGAAGTTACTTCGTTACAAAGAAAATATTCTTTTAAAAGAATGCCCCATCATATTACATCCACTATTACTCGTAGCGAACAAATTGATACTATGATGGAAGAATATATCTTAATAGTAAAGAAGGAAAGAAAATAA
- a CDS encoding sensor histidine kinase, with the protein MQTSLNEDINLSAAARVIYQLGEELISDEFVALAELIKNAYDADSTYVKIEIDTKVVTPNGIGRITIEDNGNGMTQKILTNAFLRISTNFKKIEKFSPYFNRRALGEKGLGRLSIQRLGEHITVETSPRMERLEKIASKEDKEFYHRYNRYTLKLDWTNQFKDDDKDISDVQATCFYEFDNNCKKGTKLIVEGIRNLDFWNFDKKTESRIKTEIFGMVSPFSQKNKQRFLIKINIDGRTISNHLIDEDVLNISSDINVRFKFSDWNLKIEILYKKKYFDRILDKLILSMEKNGFDPPVVKSEYKDYFEEIIIDLENEQYKKDFPYLKEIVFQNIRIDKNFNQANPGDFNGQFYVLDQSAGAIKESLKILSDAGKVFSSHNEVKSIWNAAVGVYIFRNEFRILPYGPRIDWLAFTKRSQREKANAYKEHTVSGYVELDSLTTENIKEQTNRQGIIEDEYGSNFLMLMRETIAEILFQKDTELKKRISIQSFDENSNEISTYDGNVTFTRKRNNSVEREKILRLVDKQINVISNKSEVKNEVKTIIDNLTKLKNIDLDEEKAKQQKYFEYEQKIANLKTLAGLAGQGIIVESLTHELHRIEKNIKMHAKESKQILSRIVKDYPQIKGVVDRQDSILHEILFLNQQLSHLEPTYRKNRVVLQEIDLYNLFSDLYVEKGIMARKAQELNIEVKVIGNNFRIMGNKGVLITIFDNLFLNSLYWLSNYNANTKIITFDLDSIENKIIFYDSGIGINKEIENRLFEPYESLKPEGRGLGLYICKELVKSLKGEITLDRVNKNKEGNYYKFIITF; encoded by the coding sequence GTGCAAACTTCTTTAAATGAAGATATAAATTTATCAGCAGCAGCAAGAGTTATTTATCAATTAGGTGAAGAATTGATTTCAGATGAGTTTGTGGCATTAGCAGAGTTAATAAAGAATGCTTATGATGCGGATAGTACATATGTGAAAATTGAAATCGATACTAAAGTTGTCACGCCCAATGGAATTGGAAGAATAACTATAGAGGATAATGGGAATGGAATGACTCAAAAAATACTTACTAACGCTTTTTTGAGGATATCTACAAATTTTAAAAAAATAGAGAAATTTTCGCCATACTTTAATAGAAGAGCATTAGGTGAAAAAGGATTAGGTAGGTTATCAATACAAAGATTAGGTGAACATATCACGGTAGAAACTTCTCCAAGAATGGAACGTTTAGAAAAAATTGCTTCAAAGGAAGATAAAGAGTTTTACCACAGATATAATAGATATACTCTTAAACTAGATTGGACAAACCAGTTTAAGGATGATGATAAAGATATATCAGATGTGCAGGCTACATGTTTTTATGAATTCGATAATAACTGTAAAAAGGGTACTAAATTAATTGTCGAAGGTATTAGAAATTTAGATTTCTGGAACTTTGATAAGAAGACAGAGAGTAGGATAAAGACTGAAATATTCGGGATGGTTAGTCCGTTTTCTCAAAAAAACAAGCAAAGATTTCTTATAAAAATTAATATTGATGGAAGAACTATATCAAATCATTTGATAGATGAAGATGTTTTAAATATTTCTAGTGATATTAATGTACGATTTAAATTTAGTGATTGGAATTTGAAAATTGAAATATTATATAAAAAGAAATACTTTGATCGTATACTAGATAAATTAATTTTGAGTATGGAAAAGAATGGATTTGATCCTCCTGTTGTCAAAAGTGAGTACAAAGACTATTTCGAAGAGATAATTATAGACCTTGAAAATGAGCAATATAAAAAAGATTTCCCTTATTTAAAGGAAATTGTTTTTCAGAATATACGTATTGATAAAAATTTCAATCAAGCAAATCCAGGAGATTTTAATGGTCAATTTTATGTACTGGATCAATCTGCGGGCGCAATAAAAGAGTCATTGAAGATTTTAAGTGATGCAGGTAAAGTTTTTTCTTCTCATAATGAGGTAAAGTCAATATGGAATGCTGCTGTTGGTGTCTATATTTTTAGGAATGAATTTAGAATTCTTCCATATGGACCTAGAATTGACTGGTTGGCATTTACTAAAAGATCCCAGAGGGAAAAAGCAAATGCTTATAAAGAACATACAGTTTCAGGATATGTAGAATTAGATAGTCTAACCACAGAGAACATAAAGGAACAAACTAATAGGCAAGGAATTATTGAAGATGAATATGGTTCAAATTTCTTAATGTTAATGAGAGAAACAATTGCTGAAATATTATTCCAAAAGGATACGGAGTTAAAGAAAAGAATTAGTATTCAATCCTTTGATGAAAATAGTAATGAAATTTCAACTTATGATGGGAATGTCACATTTACAAGAAAAAGAAATAACTCAGTTGAAAGAGAGAAAATTTTAAGACTAGTCGATAAACAAATTAATGTAATTTCTAATAAATCAGAGGTTAAGAATGAAGTAAAGACAATTATTGATAATTTAACTAAACTTAAGAATATTGATCTAGATGAGGAAAAAGCGAAACAGCAAAAGTATTTCGAGTATGAGCAAAAAATAGCTAATCTAAAAACTTTAGCAGGTTTAGCAGGGCAAGGTATTATAGTTGAATCATTAACTCACGAACTTCATAGAATTGAAAAAAATATTAAAATGCATGCTAAAGAGAGTAAACAGATTCTGTCTAGGATTGTTAAGGATTATCCTCAAATAAAGGGTGTAGTAGATAGACAGGATAGTATTTTGCATGAAATCCTCTTTTTAAATCAACAGTTGTCACATCTTGAGCCGACATATCGAAAAAATAGAGTAGTACTTCAAGAGATTGATTTATACAACTTATTTTCTGATTTATATGTTGAAAAAGGTATAATGGCCAGAAAAGCACAAGAATTGAATATAGAGGTGAAAGTGATTGGCAATAATTTTAGAATAATGGGTAATAAGGGTGTCTTAATTACAATATTTGATAATTTATTCCTTAATTCTTTATATTGGCTTAGTAATTACAATGCAAATACAAAAATTATTACATTTGATCTGGATTCTATAGAGAATAAAATAATATTTTATGATTCGGGCATTGGAATAAATAAGGAAATAGAAAATAGACTTTTTGAACCTTATGAAAGCTTAAAGCCTGAAGGAAGGGGATTAGGTTTATATATTTGTAAAGAATTGGTGAAATCGTTAAAAGGTGAGATAACATTGGATAGGGTCAATAAGAATAAAGAAGGTAACTACTATAAATTTATAATAACATTTTAA
- a CDS encoding serine hydrolase domain-containing protein, translating into MDKRKLEITVFHLLTMTAGLRWTSNKEMESSKNWVRYILERPMEQQPGIAMNYCCGYSHLLSAILSKTSGMDVSTFAQKFLFGPLDIKDYRWPSDAQGISNGGFGLAMQTIDMLKIGYLYLNNGNWFSKQILPESWVKDSTTARLNSYGYHWWVLSGKVDIPKVYYAQGYGGNNIIIVPDYQLITVFTGTIFEDSSRPFRLFNELILPAVMNINQA; encoded by the coding sequence GTGGATAAAAGAAAATTAGAAATTACGGTCTTTCACTTGTTAACTATGACGGCAGGATTACGATGGACAAGTAATAAAGAAATGGAAAGCAGTAAGAATTGGGTGCGCTACATACTTGAGCGCCCTATGGAACAACAACCAGGCATTGCCATGAATTATTGCTGCGGCTACTCCCACTTACTAAGTGCCATTTTAAGTAAAACAAGTGGAATGGACGTTAGTACATTTGCACAAAAGTTTTTATTTGGACCTTTAGATATAAAAGATTACAGGTGGCCTTCGGATGCACAAGGAATTTCAAACGGCGGATTTGGTTTAGCCATGCAAACTATTGATATGCTGAAAATTGGATATTTGTATTTAAACAATGGGAATTGGTTTTCCAAACAGATCCTACCAGAAAGCTGGGTTAAAGATTCTACAACAGCTAGACTAAATTCCTATGGTTATCATTGGTGGGTATTATCAGGAAAAGTTGATATCCCTAAGGTTTACTATGCACAAGGCTACGGTGGAAACAATATCATTATCGTCCCCGATTATCAATTAATAACAGTATTCACAGGAACTATCTTCGAGGACTCTTCTCGACCATTTCGTTTATTTAATGAACTCATTCTTCCTGCTGTAATGAACATAAATCAAGCCTGA
- a CDS encoding NUDIX domain-containing protein: MFNNQKDRIAIIETGDGKYFLPGGGIENTETHEECIKREALEEMGMEIEVGHFIGCAQRYFFSTNEYKYYLSEGYFYLCEMGKQVSEPTEEDHLLIWVEPIRAVGNLFHEHQIWAVHEALKLI; encoded by the coding sequence ATGTTTAATAATCAGAAAGATAGAATTGCAATCATTGAAACAGGTGATGGTAAGTATTTTCTTCCTGGCGGAGGAATAGAAAATACTGAGACTCACGAAGAGTGTATAAAAAGGGAAGCATTAGAAGAAATGGGGATGGAAATAGAAGTAGGTCATTTTATAGGATGTGCTCAAAGATATTTCTTTTCCACAAATGAATATAAGTATTACCTTAGCGAAGGATATTTTTATCTATGCGAAATGGGAAAACAGGTAAGTGAACCAACAGAAGAGGATCACTTACTTATATGGGTTGAACCAATTCGAGCAGTAGGAAATTTATTTCATGAACATCAAATTTGGGCAGTTCATGAAGCGTTAAAATTGATTTAA
- a CDS encoding tubby C-terminal domain-like protein: protein MEQFTYQVPEKVHITTIIPILNEKKEVAFEIRKQQHKFLARIVHNTLRSGIPYSYKLANGYGKPLYTIDCAFPGIKYKLTDNLSSQTVSIVSQRVQLIEKAYQFRLDSHDYFFEKDYTGAGYLKCDNDLVATVSMSLKLNTSLFKNSELDTILIKSTTQKFAGLAAVLYHTFYYYGA from the coding sequence ATGGAACAGTTTACTTATCAAGTTCCTGAAAAGGTGCATATTACAACAATAATACCAATACTAAACGAAAAAAAAGAAGTTGCATTCGAAATAAGAAAACAGCAACATAAATTCCTTGCACGTATCGTCCACAACACATTACGAAGTGGTATTCCTTATAGTTATAAATTAGCTAATGGGTATGGAAAACCACTATATACTATAGACTGTGCGTTTCCTGGCATTAAGTACAAATTAACTGACAATTTATCCTCGCAAACCGTTTCTATAGTTTCTCAAAGAGTTCAACTAATTGAAAAAGCGTATCAATTTAGATTGGATAGCCACGATTATTTTTTTGAAAAAGATTATACAGGTGCTGGTTACCTCAAATGTGATAATGACCTAGTAGCCACTGTTTCGATGTCCCTTAAATTGAATACTTCTTTGTTCAAAAACTCGGAATTGGATACTATTTTAATAAAATCAACAACGCAGAAATTCGCTGGTCTTGCTGCCGTATTGTATCATACGTTTTATTACTATGGTGCTTAA